In Granulicella mallensis MP5ACTX8, the sequence TTGCGATCTGTTCGTGGGTGGCCAGAAGGTCGGGGGTGACTTTTTCCGTGGGCTTGAGGCCCAGATAGGTCAGGGCAAAGCCCTTGCGAATGCCGTAATCGCTGCTAGGCAGGACGTTCGGACGCCCGAGGCGGAAGATCAGCATCATCTCGACGGTCCACTTGCCGATGCCGCGCACCTGTGTCAGGTGCTCGATGATGTCGTCGTCGCTCATGCGACGGATGCGGGCTATCGTAGGCACGGTGCCGTCGAGCGTCTTGGCGGCCAGGTCGCGCAGAGCCAGTGCCTTGTTGTGTGAGAGCCCGGCGGCGCGAAGCTGTTCGTTCGGGCAGTCGAGCAGATCTTGTGGCTCAGGATGGTTGCCGATACCGCAGGCATCCGCGAACGATGCCAGCAGCCGCGCATGGATGGTGGCGGCGGCCTTGCCATGGAGTTGCTGGTAGATGATGGACTGTGTGAGCGCCTCGAAGGGCGACTGTTGCGCAGGCAGCCGCACCGTAAACGGCCCAGCCTTGGCGATCAGCTTCGCAAGTTTGGGATCGGCGGCTGAGAGCGCGTCGGTAGCTTCTGTGGGATCGTACGGCAGCTTTCGGGTAGAGCCGGAGCGTGGGCGAGGCATGAAGAGAGTTTGCCATAGAGCGCTGTAGTTTCACCTGTTTCGCGGAGCTGTCCTGTCTCTTGTTCATGCGGCTGTCTGACTTACTGGAGGGGCAATCGATATCTGTAGTTTCCGCAGGTAGAATTCGCACATGATCGCTCGAGTACAGGAAACTACAGAAGGATTCGTGATCGTTATTCCCCCTGCTGAGGCCAAGGCGTGGGGACTGAGGGAGAACTTTCCTCTGGAAGTACATCGTGTGGGTTCAACTTCCGAAGACGATGCTCCGGAACTCATCCAGGCGCGCCATCAGGAAGTGCTCAAGGTCGCCGAACAAGTCATAGAGGAGCACGCCGCAGCTTTTCGTGAGCTGGCTAAAGGCCCCGAAGGTCCTGGTCCGTACGGCGATGTGTAGCCAAAGAAATCCTCAGGCGAACTCGGACTAATGTGGACGGGATTTAGAAAAATGGTTCTTTCCTGTAAAACATTTTTATAGCGAATTTGCCGCATCACCAGCGGGGAATCATCGTTTGATGTAAATAGAAACCGCTCGTTTTCCCGGTCGATAATCGCTGGTCGTTTCGACTATCGAACATTAGGGCCCTAAAGCCAACGTTGGTGTAACAATTCGGCTGCTATACTCGATTTTTCACAGGGCTTGTTTTCAAACCTTTGGAAACACCTATCACGGTATCTTTGTGAGTAGGTTCACTTTCCGAAGGCGCAGCACTCTCAGGTAGTTGGTTATTCGGTTCAAAACTCCACAGGTTTTTTTGATGCAGAGGAAGCAGGAACGCACTCATGGCGCAAGTATTTGACCGCAGTTCGAACGCACTGGCTCGCGCGAGCCTGGTGCTGACGGGCTTGATCGTCATCGCGCTCGGTGTGGCGCTGAACTCATTGCAGCGGTCGCCGTGGGTGACCAAGCAAGGGCAGCGGCCGGACCAGCCCGTCCCTTTCAGCCACAAGCACCACGTCGAGGGCCTCGGGCTCCAGTGCCAGTACTGCCACGTATCCGTGGAGAAGAGCTCGTACGCGGGTATTCCGCCGACTAAGACTTGTATGAACTGTCACTCCCAGATCTGGACCGACGCTCAGTTGCTCGAGCCGGTGCGGCAGAGCTGGGCGACCGGTAAGTCGATCAACTGGATTCGCGTCCACGATCTGCCGGACTACGTGTACTTCAATCACGAGATCCACGTGAACAAGGGCATCGGCTGCGCAAGCTGTCACGGCCGTGTTGACGAGATGCCGTTGATGTACCAGGAAAACACGCTGCAGATGGAGTGGTGTTTGAACTGCCATCGCAACCCTGCAGTGAACCTGCGGCCCGCCAGCGAGGTCTACAACATGGCGTGGGCAGGCCCCTCGACCGACAAGCCCGTCTGGTGCACCACGACCGGCAAGGGTGGACCCACGGCACAGGGCGTATCCTGCGTGACCAAGGATCCAGGCAACCAGAACCCCGAGTTGGCGCAGTTGACCAAGCCCGAGGCTCCGGCAGCTTCGCAGTCGGGAACGAATCTCCAGCCGCATCCGTTGACGGGTGAGGGCCAGACGGTCTCCGATATGCCGCAGATTGCAATGCCTGCCAGCTATCAGAAGTTCACCAGCCAGATGGATCTCGGTCGCTACCTGACAGCGCAATACCACATCCGCTCAGCCAACGAGCTGTCGAGCTGCGAGGTGTGCCACCGATGAAAAATTCAGTTGGAACCACACGCATGGGAACCGAGCCTACGATGGCAGTAGAAACGCAACAGGCAGTCGTGAAGGCGCAGGTCGTCAATACGATTGCTCCTGCAAAGATGACGCTCGCCGAAGTCCGCACAAAGCTGGAAGGCAAGACCGGCAAGCGCTTCTGGAAGAATCTGGATGAACTCTCTGACTCGCCTCAGTTTCAGGAGTTGATGCAGGAGGAGTTTCCGCGCCAGGCAGGTGCGGGCGAGTGGGTTGACTCCGTCAGCCGCCGCGGCTTCCTCAAAGTCATGGGCGCAAGCTTTGCGCTGGCCGGCCTGGCCGGTTGCACCAAGCAGCCCGATGAGCCGATCTTTCCGTACGTAAAACAGCCCGAGGACTTGATCCTTGGCAAGCCGATGTACTTTGCAACGGCACACCCTTTCCCGACCGGTGCAGTTCCTGTGCTGATCAAGTCGGACGCATTCCGTCCCATCAAGGTGGAAGGCAATCCCGAACACCCGATGTCGAAGGGTAAGTCAGATGCCTACACCCAGGCGACGCTGCTTGACCTGTACGATCCCGATCGCTCGGTGCAGCCGAAGTTCCGCGGAGAGGCTGCCTCATGGGGCCAGTTCCAGCAGGATTTTGCCAAGGCTGTTGCGGGCACCAAGACCGGCCAGGGCGTTTACTTCCTGAGCGAGACCATCACCTCTCCGACGCTTGCCTCCCAGTGGAAGCAGGTTTCGGCGAAGTATCCGCAGGCCAAGCTGGTGCAGTATGACGCGGTGAACAATGACCGTGCTCGCGCCTCCTCGAAGGCTGCGTTCGGCGATTACCTCGACGTGCAGTACAAGCTCGAAGACGCGGACGTCATCCTCGCGCTCGATGCTGATTTCCTGGGTGGAATTGCCTTCCCGGGCTTCCTGCCTCTGTCGGCGGCGTATGCCGAGCGGCATCGCTTTGAAGCCGGCAAGACGATGAACCGGATGTACGTCGTCGAGACCATGCCGACGGTAACCGGATATAAAGCTGACCATCGCCTGGCTCTGAAGCCGAGCGAGATCGAAGCCTTCTCGGTAGCTCTCGCTGGTGGCAATGGTTCGGCGCTGACCAACCCTGATGCTCAGAAGTTCCTTACCGCAGTCCTTGCCGATCTGAAGAAGTCGGGCGGCAAGTGTGTGGTGATGGTTGGACCGCAGAGCCCAGCGGCTGCCCATGCGGCGGCGCACGCGTTGAACGCGAGCCTGGGCGCAGTGGGCAAGACGGTTCTCTATACCGAGTCCATCGCTCCGATTCCCAGCGAGCAGGGTGCGGATCTCAAGTCGCTCGTTGCGGACATGTACGACGGCAAGGTGCAGTGGCTGGTGATGCTCGGCGTCAACCCGCTGTACAACGCTCCTTCCGATCTTGAGTTCACGACAGCCTTCAATAAGGTGCCGAACACGGTGCATCTCGGGTCGCACGTCGATGAGACGGGTTTCTACTCAACCTGGCACGTCAATAAGACTCATTACCTGGAGAGCTGGTCGGATGCGCGTGCCTACGATGGCACCATCTCGATCGTTCAGCCAATGATCGATCCGCTTTACGGCGGCAAGAGCGCGCACGATGTTCTGCAGGCGCTTCTCGATCCTTCCATCAGTGCTTATGACGCAGTCGTAGCAAATGCCCGGACTTACATTACCGGCGACTTTGCGACAGGCTGGAAGAAGGCTCTACATGATGGCTGGGTAGAGGGAACAGCATTCTCGCCGAAGCTGGCTGGCCAGCCCAAGGCGGTCACTCCAGTTGCCTTGAATACGCCCGCTGCGGGAGCCATTGAAATCAGCTTCCGTCACGATCCTTCGGTCTACGACGGTCGCTACGGTAACAACGGCTGGTTGCAGGAGCTGCCGAAACAGATCACGAATCTCTCGTGGGACAATGCCGCGCTGATGAGCATGGACCTGATGTCCAAGCTCAAGATTGAAGAAAACGAAGCGATCGAGCTCAATCTGAACGGTCGCAAGGTGATTGCACCGGTGCTGATGGCTCCGGGCCATCCGGACGACGCTGTAACCGTGCATCTCGGCTTTGGCCGCCGTGCGGAATCGGGCCGTGTGGGTGCGGGCGTCGGGTTCGATGCCTACTCGCTGCGGACCTCCGATGCTCCTCTCTCCGCTTCGGGTCTGAAGGTTGCCGGCGGCAAGGGCATCTATGACATCTGCGTGACCAAGGTTCACAACATCGAGCATCGCGGCGCCTACGCGCAGCGTGATCTTGAGCATCCGTTGTCGGACAAGGAAGGCACGTACTCGTTGGCTGGGCATGAGGCGATGGAGCGTTCGATCATTCGCTACGCCACAGTCGCCGAGGCTACCGCCAATCCGAAGTATGCAGAAGAAGGCGCAAGCGGCACCTGGGTCAACAAGGTGGGTTACAACCCGCAGGGCGAAAAGCCTGGTGCGGATGAGACCTTCTTCCCTGACGCCTGGCACTACAACCACACCGCTGTCGTGGGTGCTGGCCAGAAGGTCCTTCAGAACTCTTGGGGTATGTCGGTCGATCTGAACTCCTGCATTGGTTGCAATGCCTGCATCGTAAGCTGCTACGCGGAGAACAATATCCCTGTCGTCGGCCGTGAGCAGGTGAAGATTGGCCGCAACATGCAGTGGATGCGTATCGACACCTACTTCGAGGGCGATCTGCATGCTCCGAAGGCGCACTTCCAGCCGATGATGTGCCAGCACTGCGAGAACGCCGGTTGCGAGCAGGTCTGCCCGGTTGGCGCAACCGTTCACACTCCGGAAGGCCTCAATACGATGGTCTACAACCGTTGCGTGGGCACTCGTTACTGCTCCAACAACTGCATGTACAAAGTTCGCCGCTTCAACTTCCTTCTGTACGCGGACTTCGATACTGAGAGCCTCAAGTTCATGCGCAACCCGGATGTCTCGGTTCGTTCGCGTGGCGTCATGGAGAAGTGCAGCTATTGCATCCAGCGTATCGAAGCCGTCAAGATCGAAGCGGATAAGAACAATCGTGCGATCGCCGATGGCGAGATCGTAACGGCCTGCCAGCAGGCTTGCCCGACCGATGCGATTATCTTTGGCAACATCAACGATCCGAACAGCCGTGTCGCGAAGAAAAAGAAGGAAGAGCGCGACTATCAGGTGCTGGCGGATCTGAACTACCGCCCCCGCACGACATACACGGCAGGCGTTATCAACCCGAACCCGGAGCTTGCATAAGATGGCAACCCAAGGTCCTATCCATGATCCGAATGCGGCGCTCGATCCTATGATCGACCCGCAGACGGGTGAGTACGCGGTCATCGCGCCGGGCCACAACTTCAAGAGTGTGACGCAGAAGATCGCGGGTATCGTGCTTACCGCCGACACACCCTGGGCGTGGACGGGCGGTCTGTTCCTGGCCGCAACCGTAGCGTTGGGCGTAGTCATCGGTGTTACCTGGCTCGTCCTCAAGGGCGTCGGCATCTGGGGTGTCACTATCCCTGGCGCGTGGGGCTTTGCCATCATCAACTTCGTTTGGTGGATCGGTATCGGCCACGCCGGAACGCTGATCTCGGCCATTCTGCTGCTCTTCAAGCAGACTTGGCGCAACTCGATCAATCGATTTGCCGAAGCGATGACCATCTTTGCCGTCTGCTGCGCGGGCCTCTTCCCGCTGCTGCACGTCGGTCGTCCGTGGCTTGGTTACTGGCTGTTGCCGTACCCGAACACGATGAACCTCTGGCCGCAGTTCCGCTCGCCGCTGGCCTGGGACGTCTTCGCCGTCTCGACTTACGCGACGATCTCGGTGGTCTTCTGGTACATCGGTATGATCCCGGATTTCGGTACGCTGCGCGATCGCGCGAAGCTGCCGCTGGCCAAGGCCTTCTACGGCATGCTCTCGCTGGGCTGGCGTGGATCGACTCGCCACTGGATTCGCTACGAGTCGGCTTCGCTGCTGCTCGCCGGTCTCTCGACGCCTCTGGTGCTCTCGGTGCACACCACCATCAGCTTCGACTTCGCGGTCGCGGCTATGGCAGGCTGGCATACGACGATCTTCCCGCCGTACTTCGTCGCCGGCGCCGTTTACTCAGGGTTCGCGATGGTGCTTACGCTCGCCATCCCAATCCGCAAGTTCTATCACCTGGAAGACCTGGTTACGCTTCGCCACCTCGATAACATGGCGAAGGTGATGTTGACGACCGGTTCGATCGTTGCCTATGGCTACGGTATGGAAGTCTTCATGAGCTGGTACTCAGCCAGCCACTGGGAGTTCTTCATGATGTGGAACCGTATGTTCGGGCCGATGGGCTGGGCATACTGGATACTCATCCTGACCAACATTGCGATTCCGCTGACCACGCTCTGGTCGCGTAAGCTGCGCGTCAATGTCGGCTACCTGTTCTTCCTGTCCTTCGTGGTGAACATCGGTATGTGGTTCGAGCGTTTCGTCATCGTCGTGACGTCTCTCTACCGCGACTATCTGCCGTCGAGCTGGGGAACCTATCGCGCGACCAAGTGGGACTATATTCTGTTCCTCGGAACGTGGGGAATGTTTACCTTCCTGTTCCTGCTGTTTGCGCGCTTCGCTCCCATGATTCCGATGTCGGAGATCCGCATGATGCTGCCGCAGACCAAGGTTCATCACCCTGGTGCAGATGCTGAAGTTGTTACCCAGGAGGCCCTCTAATGCCGGTACACGAGGGAGTTTACGGTCTGATCGCTGAGTTCAATACTCCCAGCGAGTTGGTGAATGCGACTGAGATGGCGCACCGCGCCGGTTACCGCCGCATGGAGTGCTACACCCCCTATCCCGTGGAAGAGGCAGCCGAAGCGCTGCGTTTCCATAAGACAGGCGTGCCGCTGATGTGTCTTCTGGGCGGTCTCATGGGTCTCGTTACCGGCTATGGGATGGAAGTCTGGGTCAATACGTTGGGCTATCCGCTCAACATTGCAGGACGCCCGCTGTTCAGCTGGCCGGCGTTCGTGATCCCAGGCTATGAGTGGACGATTCTGTTCGCTGGTCTGTCGGCGGCGTTCGGCATGCTGGCTCAGAACGGCCTGCCGCAGCTTTACCACCCGTTGTTCAACGCACCTAACTTCCGCGACGGTGCAACGACGGACAAGTTCTTCCTCTGCCTCGAAGCACACGATCCGAAGTTTTCGGTGACCGAGACCAGGGCGTTTCTCGAAGGGTTCTCTCCTGTCTCCGTTGTGGAGGTGGACCACTAATGCAAGGAAACAGGAAACAGGAAACGGCGATGCGAGTAGCGCGTGCAGTGACGGGGCTTTCGGCGATGGCGGCGATGCTGGTTTTGGCCGGCTGCCGTCAGGACATGCACGATCAGCCGAAGTTCTTTCCGCAGCGCGGAACCTCGTTCTACGCCGATGGCCGCTCCGTGCGTCCGCAGGTGGAGAACACCGTGGCGCGCAACCAGCTCCATCAGGATGCGTACTTCTTTACCGGTCTGCAGAACGGCAAAGAGGGCGAGGGTCTCCCGATCCAGTTGACCCCCGCGGTCATGGAACGCGGCCAGGAGCGCTTCAATGTCTACTGCACGCCCTGCCACTCTCGTGTAGGCAATGGTGACGGCATGATCGTGCAGCGCGGCTACCGCCCGGCAGGCGACTTCCACACGGACCGCCTCCGCAATGCTCCGCTTGGCCACTTCTTCAATGTCATGACCAACGGCTTCGGCTCTATGCCGGATTATGCCGCGCAGTTGACGCCGGAAGATCGTTGGGCGGTTGCGGCTTACATTCGCGCACTGCAACTCAGCCAGAATGCGAAGCAGTCCGATGTGGCTGCGGGGCAGCATGTGCAGAGCCTGCACGATATTGCAAAGGATGAAGGCCTGCCTCCGGGATTTGCGGAACCATGGGGTCTGCCCTCGACGGCGATCTATGGAACGCCGAACAATCAGGACAACGGTATTCCGGGACAGAATTTGGGCACGGCTCCTGCGGCAGCGGCAAAGAGTGCGCAGCCAGCAGCACAGCCGGCCGAGACAAAGCAGTAAGAACAGATTTCGAAACTTCTGGAACTTGAAGGCGACTGACGAATGTCACTTGAACACGAACATCACGGAGCGGATTTGACGCACGGGAACGCAGGGCATCACGGCCCGAAGATGCTGCCCAGCGTGCTGACGGCACCTGCCGTCGTAGGCGCCTGGCGCACCCGCGCCGCCATCGTCGCGGTCATCTTCGCGGTGGTTTCTCTGGCCTTTTTCTTCGTCCCAGGCGGCAAGTCGCATCTCCTGCGTGCCTACCTGATGGGCTACATGACATGCTTCAACTTCTGCGGCGGCGCTCTTGCCTTCCTGATGGTGCAGTATGTTTCGGGCGGTAAGTGGGGCCAGATTCTGCGCCGTCCGCTGGAAGCCATGACCCGCACGATCTGGGTTGTCTTTGCGATGTTCCTGCCTGTGATGTTCCTGCTGAAGCATCTCTACATCTGGGCTGCTTACCCAAACAAGGCTGCTCTTCTGGATGCCTACAAGACGGGTCATATCACGCAGGAGCAGCAGCTCACGGCTTCCTCCAAGCTCACCATGTTGAGCCCGACGAGCGCCTGGGTCGAGTATCTGCTGGTGCTGGGCTTTATGGCGCTGGTCATCACGCTGCTCAATAAGTGGTCTGTACAGCGCGACAACGACCCTCAGGCTGGAACGCTGGCCAGCTTCGACAAGTGGCGCGTCAAGTTCGAGAACCTCTCCGGTCCGTCGATCCTGTTCTACGTCATCCTGATGTCGGCCTTCGTCATCGTCTTCGTCAAGTCGCTGGATGTTACCTGGTACTCGTCGGTGTATGGCCTGCAGTTCCTCGTCGCGCAGGGATACGGCGTACTCGCACTGGGTATCCTGAGTCTCATCCTGCTCTCCCGTTATGAGCCGATGAAGACGATGTTCCGCACGACCGAGCAGCACGACATGGGCAAGCTCACCTTCGCCTTCGTCATGCTGAATATCTACCTGACCTTTGCGGAGTTCCTGATCATCTGGTCGGGCAACCTGCCGGATGAGATTCCCTGGTACCTGCACCGCATCCATGGCGGCTGGTGGTATGTCTGCTCGGCTGACGTCATCTGCCACTGGCTCATCCCGTTCTGCATCCTGCTCTCGCGCGATATCAAGCGCTCCAAGAGCAAGATGATCTGGGTGACCGTATTCATGATCTTCGCCCGCTTCATCGATATGTTCTGGCTCATCGAGCCGAACTTCAAAGATGCCGCCGGCAACCTGCACCTCGCGGGTAACTTTGGAATCCTGGCCTACATTACAGTGCCTGTCGCCGTCGTCGCGTTCTGGATGTTCTTCTACCTGACCGAACTGATGAAGCGTCCGCTGATCAATGTGAACGACCCGCACACGCAAGAGCTTTTGGAGCCTGAGCATGCACACTGAAGGACACGACGCAGGTCGCCCGGAGGGCACCACCCCGCATCCGCCGCATCAGCGTGATTCGGAACATCCCGGCTATGAAGTACAGGACGTGAACGCGGGCGGTATCGCCACATTCCTCGCGGGACTGTTCGGCACGGTATTGATCTTCTTCGTCTTCTGCTTCTTTATGGGCAAGGCGATCAACACGATGATGGTCACGCACGACGAGAAACCCAACAAGTGGCAGGCGGATCTTTCGCAGCCCGGCGCTACACCTCGCGGCAATAAGCGTGAAGATTTGACCTCGGCTGCAGAGATGCAGCAGCGGCAGCTGCAGAGCATGACGCAGGCCTTCCCGACGCCTCGGCTCGAGACGGACGACGGCAATCAGGATGTCGCCGATCTGCACGCTCGCGAAGATCTGCTGTTGGATCACTACAGCTCATCGACCGATCTGCCTCAGGGCGCGGTTCGCATTCCTATCGACCGTGCGATGCAGTTGGTCGTACAGCGCGGTCTGGGAGCGGCTCCCGCAGCTCAGACACCGCAGGCCGTGATGGCCGGCGAAAGCGCACCAGCGGTTCAGGCTCCGTTGACCGATGGCTTTGCGCGCACCGGCTACGAGCTCGAGACGATTCAAGCCCGCAACGAGAAGAACGACTTCAATCGGGCAGAAGCAAAAAAAGACTAAGCACGGCTAGCAGGACACAGGAAGCGATAGAGATCTGACGATGACAGCAGGACGCACAATTCGGATGGCAACAGCGGCGGGACGGGGACTCCTCGGCCTTGCGCTGGTGCTCGGTTGTGCGGCTCCAGTCTTCGCACAGGTTTCGAGCTACGGCGATAAGGCTACCGGCGATAACACCGGAGACCAGCTTCCGCAGATTCTGCAAAAGGTGCAGGTAACCCAGCACCTCAATGCGCAGCTTCCTCTGGACGCAAAGTTCACCGACGACAAGGGCGCGCCCGTTTCGTTGGGCCAGTACTTTGACGGCAAGCATCCGGTTCTTCTCTCGACGGTGTACTACAACTGCCCGATGCTGTGTTCGGAAGAGATGGACGGGGTCGTCAGCTCGTTGCTGATGGTTCACCTGGTTCCGGGCAAGGACTTCCAGATCGTTGTGGTCAGCATTGATCCGACCGAGACGGCGGATCTTGCGGCTCGCTACAAGGCGCGTTACGTGAAGCGCTATGGGCATCCCGAGACGGCTGACGGTTGGCACTTTCTTACCGGACAGAAGCCGGCGATCGATGCTGTGACCAATGCCGTTGGGTTTGGTTACACGCGGGTCCCTGGACCGGATGGCACGCTCTCGCAGTTTGCGCATGCCAGTTCTATCGAAATTGCCACTCCGCAGGGCAGGCTGGCACAGTATTACCTTGGCGTCGAATACTCGCCCAAAGACATTCTTCTGGGGCTGATCGATGCCTCAGGCAACAAAATTGGTTCGCCTGTAGCAAACATTCTCACCTACTGCTATCACTACGATCCGCAGATCAATAAGCACTCCTTGATCGTGGCGCGGGTCGTTCAGTTGGGCGGTATGGCGACGGTGGCGGGCCTTGGCGGTTTCATGTTTCTGATGTTCCGTCGCGACCTGCGGCTGGGGCGCGACCACGATTTACCTCAACCGGATGACGACAACCGGCGGAACGGATAAAGGCTAACGATGGGAATTAGTCCAGTACTGTGGCAATTTTTGGTGAAGTGGCTGCATGCCTCGGCCCTGTTTCCGGCTGAGGCGTCCACGATCTCGCCTTACACTGACGCGCTCTATTTCTTCCTGCTGGCGATGACGCTGGTTGGCCTGCTGCTGGTAGGCGTTCTCGTCTTCGGCTTCTCGATTCGCTATCGCCGCGAGAAGAACCCCGTCGCCACGCAGGTCGAAGGCTCGACGCTGCTTGAGGCGACGTGGACGATCATCCCGCTGGCGATCTTCCTGGTCACCTTCGTATGGGGCGCTCTGCTGTACTTCCGCATCTACGATCCGCCAGCCAATGCGATGAACATCTACGTCGTCGGCAAGCAGTGGATGTGGAAGGCCGAGCATCCTGGCGGGCAGCACGAGATCAACGCGCTGCACGTACCGGCGGGTCGCCCTGTGCAGCTCACGATGATCTCGCAGGATGTGTTCCACAGCTTCTCGATCCCCGACTTCCGCGTCAAGCGCGAAGTGATTCCGGGTCGCTACACGACGATCTGGTTCCAGGCGACTACCCCCGGCACGTACCACATCTTCTGCACCCAGTATTGCGGAACGCAGCACTCCGGCATGATCGGTGAGGTCACCGTTCTCTCGCCGGATGACTACCAGAAGTGGACGCAGCAATCGACCAGCGGCATGAGTCTGGCTCAGAACGGAGAGCGGCTATTTGCCAGCATGGGTTGCAACGCCTGCCACAGCGGCAACGCCGCGGCACGTGGTCCGAACCTTGCTGGTGTCTATGGCTCCAAGTTGACGCTTACCAATGGCAGCCAGGTGTTGGTAAACGACGCGTACCTCCGCGATGCGATCCTGAATCCCTCGCAGCACATTACCGCGGGATACGCGCCCATCATGCCGACGTACCAGGGGCAGATCAGCGAAGACGGCCTGATCGACCTGGTTGAGTACATCAAGAACATGCAATCGAACTTCCGGGTGCAGCAGACTCTGATGACATCGGAGTCTAATCAGGCAGCGCCCACAACGCCCACCGAGGGCACAACGTCTGAAACGGTGAAGCCATGAGCACCAGCGTCCCCAATTTGCACACCATCGTCTCTCTGCCCGATCAGAGCACGGCTAAGCTGCCGAAGCGGCACTACATCAACAACGAACACGGATTGTTGAGCTGGCTGCTGACGGGAGATCATAAGCGCATCGCGATCCTGTATCTGATCTCGATCACGTTCTTCTTCTTTATCGGCGGAGCGTTCGCAGGTCTCATCCGGCTGGAGCTGCTGACACCGCAGTCCGATCTCGTCGCGGCGGATACGTACAACAAGTTCTTCACCATGCACGGCATCATCATGATCTTCCTGTTCCTGGTACCGTCGGTACCGGCGACTCTCGGGAACTTCCTGATCCCGATCATGCTGGGCGCGAAGGACCTTGCGTTCCCCAAGATCAACCTGCTGTCCTGGTACCTCTATCTCGCAGGCGGCACACTCACGCTGGCCGCGCTGGTGCTGGGTGGCGTTGATACCGGCTGGACCTTTACCACGCCGCTCTCGACGCACTACCTGAACACGCATGTCATCACGGCGGCGACGGCTATCTTCATCGCTGGATTCAGCTCGATCTTCACCGGTCTGAACTTCATCGTGACGATCCACCGTATGCGCGCTCCGGGCATGACCTGGTTCCGTATGCCGTTGTTCGTATGGTCGAACTACGCTGCTTCGATCCTGATGGTTCTCGGAACCCCGGTTCTGGCTATCGCGATCGTGCTGGTTGCGCTCGAACGGCTCGTGGGTATCGGCGTCTTCGACCCGGCCAAGGGCGGCGATCCGCTGCTGTTCCAACATCTTTTCTGGTTCTACTCGCATCCGGCCGTGTACATCATGATTCTGCCGGGTATGGGCGTCATCTCCGAGGTCATCTCGACCTTCAGCCGCAAGCGCGTCTTCGGCTACACGGCGGTCGCGTTCAGCTCGGTAGCCATCGCGCTCTTCGGCTTCTTCGTGTGGGCGCACCATATGTTCATCATGGGTGTGTCGAACTACTCGGCGCTGGTCTTCTCGCTACTGACGATGCTCGTCGCTGTACCTTCGGCGATCAAGATCTTCAACTGGGCGTTCACGCTGCAGAAGGGTTCTATCACCTTCGAGACCCCGATGCTCTACGCCTTCGGCTTCATGGGCCTGTTCACCATCGGCGGTCTGACGGGCGTGTTCCTCGGTTCGCTGGGTATGGACATCCATCTCACCGAGACCTACTTCATCGTGGCGCACTTCCACTTTGTCATGGTCGGCGGCATGTTGATGGCGTTCCTCGCGGGCATCCACTTCTGGTGGCCCAAGATGACCGGCCGCATGTATCCCGAGTCGCTGTCCAAGCTGGCTGCGGTGGTTACGTTCATCGGCTTCAACCTGACCTTCCTGCCGCAGTTCATCCTCGGCTACCTCGGCATGCCGCGTCGCTACGCTGCGTATCCGCCGGAGTTCCAGGTACTGAATGTGCTTTCAACCGCAGGCGCAACGGTGCTGGGCGTGGGTTATATGCTGCCGCTGCTGTACCTCGGCTGGTCGCTGAAGTACGGCGCGATTGCGGGTGACAACCCGTGGCAGGCAACAGGTCTTGAGTGG encodes:
- the ctaD gene encoding cytochrome c oxidase subunit I; the protein is MSTSVPNLHTIVSLPDQSTAKLPKRHYINNEHGLLSWLLTGDHKRIAILYLISITFFFFIGGAFAGLIRLELLTPQSDLVAADTYNKFFTMHGIIMIFLFLVPSVPATLGNFLIPIMLGAKDLAFPKINLLSWYLYLAGGTLTLAALVLGGVDTGWTFTTPLSTHYLNTHVITAATAIFIAGFSSIFTGLNFIVTIHRMRAPGMTWFRMPLFVWSNYAASILMVLGTPVLAIAIVLVALERLVGIGVFDPAKGGDPLLFQHLFWFYSHPAVYIMILPGMGVISEVISTFSRKRVFGYTAVAFSSVAIALFGFFVWAHHMFIMGVSNYSALVFSLLTMLVAVPSAIKIFNWAFTLQKGSITFETPMLYAFGFMGLFTIGGLTGVFLGSLGMDIHLTETYFIVAHFHFVMVGGMLMAFLAGIHFWWPKMTGRMYPESLSKLAAVVTFIGFNLTFLPQFILGYLGMPRRYAAYPPEFQVLNVLSTAGATVLGVGYMLPLLYLGWSLKYGAIAGDNPWQATGLEWQIQSPPLTENFLEVPIVDYEAYDYEWLEKKQREQVTTVG